A section of the Pseudomonas lini genome encodes:
- the sigX gene encoding RNA polymerase sigma factor SigX: MNKAQSLSTRYDPRELSDEELVARSHTELFHVTRAYEELMRRYQRTLFNVCARYLGNDRDADDVCQEVMLKVLYGLKNFEGKSKFKTWLYSITYNECITQYRKERRKRRLMDALSLDPLEEASEEKTPKPEEKGGLDRWLVYVNPIDREILVLRFVAELEFQEIADIMHMGLSATKMRYKRALDKLREKFAGIAET, from the coding sequence TTGAATAAAGCTCAATCGCTCTCCACGCGCTACGACCCCCGCGAGCTCTCTGATGAGGAGTTGGTCGCGCGCTCGCATACCGAGCTGTTTCACGTAACGCGCGCTTATGAAGAACTGATGCGGCGTTACCAGCGAACATTATTTAACGTTTGTGCACGGTATCTTGGGAACGATCGTGATGCAGACGATGTCTGTCAGGAAGTGATGTTGAAGGTGCTCTACGGCCTGAAGAACTTCGAGGGCAAATCGAAGTTCAAGACATGGCTATATAGCATCACGTACAACGAGTGCATCACGCAGTATCGGAAAGAACGGCGAAAGCGTCGCTTGATGGACGCTTTGAGTCTGGACCCCCTTGAGGAAGCGTCTGAAGAAAAGACGCCGAAACCCGAGGAGAAGGGCGGACTTGATCGCTGGCTGGTGTATGTGAACCCGATCGACCGTGAAATTCTGGTGCTACGATTTGTCGCAGAGCTGGAATTTCAGGAGATCGCAGACATAATGCACATGGGTTTGAGTGCGACAAAAATGCGTTACAAACGCGCTCTAGACAAATTGCGTGAGAAATTTGCAGGCATTGCTGAAACTTAG
- a CDS encoding pyruvate, water dikinase regulatory protein, whose protein sequence is MKRSAFFISDGTGITAETLGQSLLAQFENITFSKITRPYIDNADKARAMVQQINKAAENDGFRPIIFDTIVNQDIREILATSNGFMIDIFSTFLAPLEQELTEHSSYTVGKSHSIGGNSNYMERIEAVNFALDNDDGARTHYYDKADLILVGVSRCGKTPTCLYMAMQFGIRAANYPLTEDDMERLQLPTALRAHHHKLFGLTIDPDRLTAIRNERKPNSRYSSYAQCEFEVREVENLFRRENIAHINSTHFSVEEISAKILVEKGVERRFK, encoded by the coding sequence ATGAAACGATCTGCTTTCTTTATCTCCGATGGCACGGGCATTACGGCCGAAACCCTCGGTCAAAGCCTGTTGGCGCAGTTCGAAAACATTACCTTCAGCAAAATCACGCGGCCCTACATCGACAACGCGGATAAAGCGCGGGCCATGGTACAACAAATCAACAAAGCCGCCGAAAACGATGGTTTTCGTCCGATTATTTTCGACACCATTGTCAATCAGGACATTCGTGAGATCCTCGCAACGTCCAATGGTTTCATGATTGACATTTTCTCGACCTTCCTGGCTCCGCTGGAACAGGAACTGACCGAGCATTCTTCCTACACCGTCGGCAAATCCCACTCCATCGGTGGCAACTCCAATTACATGGAGCGCATCGAGGCAGTGAACTTCGCCCTCGACAATGACGACGGCGCCCGCACCCACTATTACGACAAGGCCGACCTGATACTAGTGGGCGTGTCGCGATGTGGTAAGACGCCGACGTGCCTGTATATGGCGATGCAATTCGGCATCCGCGCCGCCAATTATCCGCTGACCGAAGACGACATGGAGCGCCTGCAACTGCCAACCGCGCTGCGCGCCCATCATCACAAGCTGTTCGGCCTGACCATCGACCCGGACCGCCTCACGGCGATTCGCAACGAACGCAAGCCCAACAGCCGTTATTCGAGCTACGCGCAATGTGAATTCGAAGTGCGCGAGGTGGAGAATCTGTTTCGCCGCGAGAACATTGCCCACATCAATTCCACGCATTTCTCCGTGGAAGAAATCTCAGCGAAAATTTTAGTAGAGAAAGGTGTGGAGCGGCGGTTCAAGTAA
- a CDS encoding OmpA family protein gives MKLKNTLGLAIGSLIAATSFGALAQGQGAVEIEGFAKKEQFDSARNFKNNGNLFGGSVGYFLTDDVELRLAYDEVHNVRSDDGRNIKGSNTALDALYHFNNPGDMLRPYVSAGFSDQSIGQNGKSGRNGSTFANVGGGAKLYFTENFYARAGVEAQYNIDQGDTEWAPSVGIGVNFGGGSKPAAAPVPAPAEVCSDSDNDGVCDNVDKCPDTAANVTVDADGCPAVAEVVRVELDVKFDFDKSVVKPNSYGDIKNLADFMKQYPSTTTTVEGHTDSVGPDAYNQKLSERRANAVKQVLTNQYGVESSRVQSVGYGESRPVADNKTDAGRAVNRRVEAQVEASGK, from the coding sequence ATGAAACTGAAAAACACCTTGGGCTTGGCCATTGGTTCTTTGATTGCCGCCACTTCGTTCGGCGCTCTGGCACAAGGCCAAGGCGCAGTTGAAATCGAAGGCTTCGCTAAGAAAGAACAATTCGACAGCGCTCGTAACTTCAAGAACAACGGCAACCTGTTCGGCGGTTCTGTTGGTTACTTCCTGACCGACGACGTTGAACTGCGTCTGGCCTACGACGAAGTGCACAACGTGCGTTCCGACGACGGTCGTAACATCAAGGGCTCCAACACCGCTCTGGATGCTCTGTACCACTTCAACAACCCGGGCGACATGCTGCGTCCGTACGTATCGGCTGGCTTCTCCGACCAAAGCATTGGTCAGAACGGCAAAAGCGGTCGTAACGGTTCCACCTTCGCCAACGTTGGCGGCGGTGCCAAGCTGTACTTCACCGAGAACTTCTACGCCCGTGCCGGCGTTGAAGCTCAGTACAACATCGACCAGGGCGACACCGAGTGGGCTCCTAGTGTTGGTATCGGTGTGAACTTCGGTGGCGGCTCCAAGCCTGCTGCTGCTCCAGTTCCAGCACCAGCTGAAGTCTGCTCCGACAGCGACAACGATGGCGTTTGCGACAACGTTGACAAGTGCCCGGACACCGCCGCCAACGTAACTGTTGACGCTGATGGCTGCCCAGCAGTTGCTGAAGTTGTTCGTGTTGAGCTGGACGTGAAATTCGACTTCGACAAGTCGGTAGTCAAGCCTAACAGCTACGGCGACATCAAAAACCTGGCTGACTTCATGAAGCAGTACCCATCCACCACTACTACTGTTGAAGGTCACACTGACTCCGTCGGTCCTGACGCTTACAACCAGAAACTGTCCGAGCGTCGTGCAAACGCCGTTAAGCAAGTTCTGACCAACCAGTACGGTGTTGAATCGTCCCGCGTTCAGTCTGTTGGCTACGGCGAATCCCGCCCAGTTGCTGACAACAAAACTGACGCTGGTCGCGCTGTAAACCGTCGCGTAGAAGCACAGGTTGAAGCTAGCGGTAAGTAA
- a CDS encoding CrfX protein encodes MHDPFEQSLRDMLKASPSARDDDACLGRVLKTANRQVGAGDLFSLLGRWLPALMIALNNGSAHISPVSRLRKPTARTADKAD; translated from the coding sequence ATGCACGATCCGTTTGAACAATCTTTGCGTGACATGCTCAAAGCTTCGCCGTCCGCCCGTGACGACGATGCCTGTCTGGGTCGCGTGCTGAAAACCGCCAACCGCCAGGTCGGTGCCGGCGATCTGTTCAGCCTGCTGGGCCGCTGGTTGCCCGCGTTGATGATCGCCCTGAATAACGGATCGGCCCATATCTCGCCGGTTTCCCGTCTTCGTAAACCTACCGCTCGCACTGCTGATAAGGCTGATTGA
- a CDS encoding zinc transporter ZntB: MFEEENAQWGLVHALVLDGKGSARSIARTELDDLQLQAHESLWLHWDRSHPQTQTWLRKYSGLSEFSCDLLLEENTRPRLLPLPDSELLLFLRGINLNPGAEPEDMVSVRIFGSAQRVISLRLRPLRATDELLVQLAEGKGPKTASELILYMAQYLTNKVQDLVSCLSEIVDEEEEKLDTDERYTPEHGAVLQIRRRAAALKRFLAPQRDIFGQLTRIKLPWFVEDDGDYWNELNNSLTRYLEELELTRERVGLVLEAEDRRLTVRMNRTMYRFGIITGIFLPMSFLTGLLGINVGGIPFSSSPYGFLIACLLAGSVALAQWWLFRRLRWF, encoded by the coding sequence ATGTTCGAGGAAGAAAACGCGCAGTGGGGGCTGGTGCACGCCCTCGTGCTGGACGGTAAAGGCAGTGCGCGTTCGATAGCCCGGACTGAACTCGATGACTTGCAGTTGCAGGCCCATGAAAGCCTGTGGTTGCACTGGGATCGTAGTCACCCGCAAACCCAGACCTGGCTGCGTAAATACAGCGGTCTGAGTGAATTTAGTTGCGACTTGTTGCTGGAAGAGAACACCCGGCCGCGTCTTTTGCCGCTGCCGGACTCCGAGCTTTTGCTGTTTCTGCGCGGGATTAACCTCAATCCTGGTGCCGAGCCGGAAGACATGGTCTCGGTGCGGATCTTCGGTTCGGCCCAGCGGGTGATCTCCCTGCGTCTGCGGCCATTGCGCGCCACTGATGAGTTGCTGGTGCAACTGGCCGAAGGCAAAGGGCCGAAAACCGCCTCCGAACTCATTCTTTATATGGCGCAATACCTCACCAATAAGGTGCAGGATCTGGTCAGCTGCCTCTCGGAAATCGTCGATGAGGAAGAAGAAAAGCTGGATACCGACGAACGGTATACACCGGAGCATGGAGCCGTTTTGCAGATCCGTCGCAGGGCGGCCGCACTGAAACGTTTTCTGGCACCGCAACGGGATATTTTCGGGCAACTGACCCGGATAAAACTGCCGTGGTTCGTCGAAGACGATGGCGATTACTGGAACGAATTGAACAACAGCCTGACCCGTTATCTCGAGGAGCTGGAATTGACCCGGGAGCGCGTGGGGTTGGTCCTGGAGGCCGAAGACCGGCGTCTGACCGTGCGCATGAACCGCACGATGTACCGCTTCGGGATCATCACCGGGATCTTTTTGCCGATGAGTTTTCTGACCGGTCTTTTGGGTATCAACGTCGGCGGCATTCCGTTCTCCAGCAGCCCTTATGGCTTCCTGATCGCCTGCTTGCTGGCAGGCTCGGTAGCGCTGGCGCAGTGGTGGCTATTCCGACGGTTGCGCTGGTTCTGA
- the cobA gene encoding uroporphyrinogen-III C-methyltransferase — MSAKVWLVGAGPGDPELLTLKAVRALREADVVLIDDLVNDAVLEHCPNARIIPVGKRGGCRSTPQAFIHRLMLRYTRHGKCVVRLKGGDPCIFGRGGEEAQWLRERGVEVELVNGITAGLAGATQCDIPLTLRGVARGVTLVTAHTQDDSSLNWQALAQGGTTLVIYMGVAKLSEIREQLLAGGMAADTPVAMIENASLPHQRECRSDLAAMEDDACDFQLKSPAILVIGAVAACDEIKRSQPAAAPALARCLSL; from the coding sequence ATGAGCGCAAAAGTCTGGCTGGTGGGTGCGGGTCCTGGCGACCCTGAATTGCTGACCCTCAAGGCGGTTCGAGCGTTGCGCGAAGCGGACGTGGTGCTGATCGACGATCTGGTCAATGACGCGGTGCTGGAGCATTGCCCGAATGCGCGAATTATTCCTGTGGGCAAGCGCGGCGGCTGTCGCTCCACGCCTCAAGCCTTCATTCATCGCCTGATGTTGCGTTACACCCGCCACGGCAAATGCGTGGTGCGGCTCAAGGGTGGCGATCCGTGCATCTTCGGGCGCGGCGGTGAAGAAGCGCAGTGGTTGCGTGAGCGTGGCGTCGAGGTTGAGCTGGTCAATGGCATCACCGCGGGTCTTGCCGGCGCGACCCAATGCGATATCCCGCTGACACTAAGGGGCGTCGCGCGTGGCGTGACACTGGTCACGGCGCACACTCAAGATGACAGCAGCCTGAATTGGCAGGCCCTGGCTCAAGGAGGCACCACACTGGTGATCTACATGGGCGTGGCGAAGCTCAGTGAAATTCGCGAGCAACTGCTGGCCGGCGGAATGGCTGCCGATACACCTGTGGCGATGATCGAAAATGCTTCCCTGCCGCACCAACGGGAATGTCGGAGCGACTTGGCAGCCATGGAAGACGATGCCTGCGACTTCCAGCTCAAAAGCCCGGCGATCCTGGTGATCGGTGCTGTGGCGGCTTGTGATGAGATCAAAAGATCGCAGCCTGCGGCAGCTCCTGCATTGGCTCGGTGTTTATCCTTGTAG
- the prpD gene encoding 2-methylcitrate dehydratase: MSANVDLNNRPDYDTVLQDIADYVLNFKTESAEALDTARNCLMDTLGCGLLALRFPECTKHLGPIVEGTVVPFGARVPGTSYRLDPVKAAWDIGCIVRWLDYNDTWLAAEWGHPSDNLGAILAVADHLSQKRLANGDTPLTIRVVLDAMIMAHEIQGVIALENSFNRVGIDHVILVKVASTAVTAKLMGANREQLLSALSHAFADGQALRTYRHAPNAGSRKSWAAGDASSRGVRLADIAMRGEMGIPGVLTAKQWGFYDVLFSHTNNDLALKPEDKRAFSFSRPFGSYVMENVLFKISFPAEFHAQTACEAAVTLHPLVRNRLHEIDRIVITTHESAIRIISKVGPLANAADRDHCIQYMTAVPLVFGNLVAEQYEDDFHAVHPIIDVLRDKMVIVEDPRFTREYLEPDKRSIANAVQVFFKDGSSTENVVVEYPIGHRRRRTDGIALLEDKFKANLATRFTAQRSAEIFALCKDQTRLEEMAVNRFVDLFVI; encoded by the coding sequence ATGAGCGCCAACGTCGACCTGAACAACCGCCCCGACTACGACACGGTCCTGCAGGACATCGCCGACTACGTCCTCAACTTCAAAACCGAATCTGCCGAGGCGCTGGATACCGCCCGCAATTGCCTGATGGACACCCTCGGCTGCGGTCTGCTGGCCCTGCGTTTCCCCGAATGCACCAAACACCTTGGACCTATCGTCGAAGGCACTGTCGTCCCTTTTGGCGCTCGCGTGCCGGGCACCAGTTACCGTCTCGATCCGGTCAAAGCCGCCTGGGATATCGGTTGCATCGTCCGCTGGCTCGATTACAACGACACCTGGCTCGCCGCCGAATGGGGTCATCCGTCCGATAACCTCGGCGCCATTCTCGCGGTGGCCGATCACCTGTCGCAAAAACGCCTGGCCAATGGTGATACCCCGCTGACCATTCGCGTGGTGCTGGACGCCATGATCATGGCTCACGAAATTCAGGGCGTGATCGCATTGGAAAACTCGTTCAACCGCGTCGGCATCGACCACGTCATCCTGGTGAAAGTCGCCTCGACCGCCGTTACCGCCAAGCTCATGGGCGCCAATCGCGAGCAACTGCTGTCGGCGTTGTCCCATGCCTTTGCCGATGGCCAGGCGCTGCGCACTTATCGGCATGCGCCGAATGCCGGGTCGCGTAAATCCTGGGCAGCGGGGGATGCGTCCAGTCGTGGCGTGCGTCTGGCGGACATTGCGATGCGCGGGGAGATGGGCATTCCCGGTGTGCTGACCGCCAAACAATGGGGTTTCTACGACGTACTGTTCAGCCACACCAACAACGATCTGGCGCTCAAGCCTGAAGACAAACGTGCCTTCAGCTTTTCCCGGCCGTTCGGCAGTTACGTGATGGAAAACGTGCTGTTCAAGATCAGCTTTCCCGCCGAGTTTCACGCGCAAACCGCCTGCGAGGCCGCCGTTACCCTCCACCCATTGGTCAGGAATCGCCTGCATGAAATCGACAGGATCGTCATCACCACCCACGAATCGGCGATCCGCATCATCTCCAAGGTCGGCCCGCTGGCCAACGCTGCGGACCGCGACCACTGCATCCAGTACATGACCGCCGTACCCCTGGTGTTCGGTAATCTGGTGGCCGAGCAATATGAAGACGACTTCCACGCCGTGCATCCGATCATCGACGTGCTGCGCGACAAAATGGTCATCGTCGAAGACCCACGCTTCACCCGCGAATACCTGGAGCCGGACAAACGATCCATCGCCAACGCGGTGCAGGTGTTTTTCAAGGATGGCTCCAGCACCGAGAACGTAGTGGTGGAATACCCGATCGGCCATCGCCGTCGTCGTACCGATGGTATTGCGCTGCTGGAAGACAAGTTCAAGGCCAACCTGGCGACGCGCTTCACGGCGCAGCGCAGTGCCGAGATCTTTGCGTTGTGCAAGGATCAGACGCGGCTTGAGGAGATGGCGGTCAACCGGTTTGTGGATTTGTTTGTGATCTAG
- the rraA gene encoding ribonuclease E activity regulator RraA, producing MNHYITPDLCDAYPELVQVLEPMFSNFGGRDSFGGEIVTIKCFEDNSLVKEQVALKGNGKVLVVDGGGSLRRALLGDLLAEKAASNGWEGLVVYGCIRDVDVIAQTDLGVQALASHPMKTDRRGVGELNVAVTFAGVTFHPGHYVYADNNGVIISPSPLQMPE from the coding sequence ATGAACCATTACATCACGCCTGACCTGTGCGACGCCTACCCGGAGCTGGTGCAGGTGCTGGAACCGATGTTCAGCAATTTCGGTGGCCGTGATTCTTTCGGTGGCGAAATCGTGACCATCAAATGTTTCGAAGATAATTCGCTGGTCAAGGAGCAAGTCGCGCTCAAGGGGAACGGTAAAGTGCTGGTTGTCGACGGTGGCGGTTCCCTGCGCCGCGCGCTCTTGGGCGACCTGCTGGCCGAGAAAGCCGCCAGTAACGGTTGGGAAGGGCTGGTGGTCTACGGTTGCATCCGCGACGTCGACGTCATCGCGCAAACCGATCTGGGGGTTCAAGCCTTGGCCAGTCACCCGATGAAAACCGACCGGCGCGGTGTTGGCGAACTCAACGTTGCCGTGACCTTCGCGGGTGTGACCTTCCACCCGGGTCACTATGTTTACGCGGACAACAACGGCGTGATCATTTCGCCAAGCCCGCTGCAGATGCCTGAATAA
- a CDS encoding mechanosensitive ion channel family protein has product MELDLWTQSLVTAMTALWTKVANFIPNLFGALVVLLLGFVVAKLLDTLLSKLLAKLGLDRLMGGTGLTKLLSRAGLQVPISTLIGKIVYWFVLLIFLVSAAESLGLERVSATLDMLALYLPKVFGAALVLLVGVLLAQLANGLVRGAAEGVGLDYAAGLGRIAQGLVIIISISVAISQLEVKTDLLNHVIVIVLITVGLAVALAMGLGSREIAGQILAGIYVRELYQVGQQVRVGEVEGQIEEIGTVKTTVLTDEGELVSLSNRILLEQHVSSR; this is encoded by the coding sequence ATGGAACTTGATCTCTGGACTCAGAGCCTCGTCACTGCAATGACTGCGTTATGGACCAAAGTTGCGAACTTCATTCCGAACCTGTTCGGCGCACTGGTTGTGCTGCTGCTGGGTTTTGTCGTGGCCAAACTGCTGGACACGCTGCTCTCCAAATTGCTTGCCAAACTGGGCCTCGATCGCCTCATGGGTGGTACCGGGCTGACCAAATTGCTGTCCCGCGCCGGCCTTCAGGTGCCGATCTCGACGTTGATCGGCAAGATCGTCTATTGGTTCGTTCTGCTGATTTTTCTGGTTTCAGCCGCAGAATCACTTGGACTTGAGCGGGTTTCGGCTACGCTGGACATGTTGGCGCTGTATTTACCGAAAGTATTCGGCGCTGCGCTGGTGCTGCTGGTGGGTGTCTTGCTGGCGCAATTGGCCAATGGGCTGGTGCGTGGCGCGGCAGAAGGCGTAGGGCTTGATTACGCCGCGGGCCTGGGGCGGATTGCCCAGGGCCTGGTGATCATCATCAGTATTTCGGTTGCGATCAGCCAGTTGGAGGTCAAGACAGATCTGCTCAACCATGTGATCGTGATCGTCTTGATTACCGTTGGTCTGGCGGTTGCGCTGGCCATGGGCCTGGGAAGCCGGGAAATTGCCGGTCAGATTCTTGCGGGAATCTATGTGCGTGAGTTGTATCAGGTTGGGCAACAAGTGCGTGTTGGCGAGGTCGAAGGTCAGATCGAAGAGATCGGCACGGTTAAAACCACCGTCCTGACCGATGAGGGTGAGCTAGTATCTCTCTCGAATCGGATTCTCTTGGAGCAGCATGTGAGTAGCCGCTAA
- a CDS encoding alpha/beta fold hydrolase — protein sequence MQSSSNLFPVALISAERRGDLSEDVYRLKPGNSPDGTVELAVTRLGLADEPAVRGVPVILLHGSFSNRRFWFSPKGLGLGAYLTRLGFDVWIPEMRGHGLSQRNQDYRKNRVADYARYDLPAIGAFVREQSGQVPHWIGHSLGGITLAAALGGEYIGEPVVASAAFFGTQVSRTYWPLKFPPVEWSGRFILKRFAQLSGSRLKRGPEDEPIGLALESMRWYGLFGRFGDADKDWWAGLAEVQLPVLAVSAAGDHQDPTWACRKLFDQVGSEHKQFITLGREQGFGDNFGHVEMLVSKAAQTEVWPLVARWLADQQTPLLGGKPDLAAAV from the coding sequence ATGCAAAGCAGCAGCAACCTATTTCCTGTCGCCCTGATCAGCGCCGAGCGGCGCGGTGATCTGAGCGAAGACGTCTATCGTTTGAAACCCGGCAACAGCCCCGACGGCACAGTCGAACTGGCTGTGACGCGCCTGGGTCTGGCCGATGAGCCGGCGGTGCGTGGTGTGCCGGTGATTCTGTTGCACGGCAGCTTTTCCAATCGACGATTCTGGTTCTCTCCCAAAGGTCTGGGGTTGGGGGCTTATCTGACGCGTCTGGGGTTCGATGTGTGGATCCCGGAAATGCGCGGTCATGGCCTGTCTCAGCGCAACCAGGACTATCGCAAGAACCGCGTCGCCGACTACGCGCGTTACGATTTGCCGGCCATTGGCGCGTTCGTGCGCGAACAAAGCGGCCAGGTCCCACACTGGATCGGTCACTCGCTGGGTGGCATTACGCTGGCGGCGGCGCTGGGCGGGGAATACATCGGCGAGCCTGTCGTCGCGTCTGCGGCGTTTTTTGGCACACAGGTCAGTCGCACCTACTGGCCGTTGAAGTTTCCGCCTGTGGAGTGGAGCGGGCGCTTCATTCTCAAGCGATTTGCCCAACTGTCAGGTTCACGGCTCAAGCGCGGCCCGGAGGACGAGCCAATTGGCCTGGCCCTGGAAAGCATGCGCTGGTACGGGTTGTTCGGCCGTTTTGGCGATGCCGACAAAGACTGGTGGGCGGGTTTGGCCGAGGTTCAGTTACCGGTGTTGGCCGTGAGTGCCGCGGGCGATCATCAGGACCCGACCTGGGCCTGCCGCAAGCTGTTCGATCAGGTTGGCTCCGAGCACAAGCAATTCATCACCCTTGGCCGCGAACAAGGCTTTGGCGATAATTTCGGTCATGTGGAAATGCTTGTCAGCAAGGCTGCACAGACTGAAGTCTGGCCGTTGGTGGCGCGTTGGCTGGCGGATCAACAGACGCCTTTGCTGGGTGGAAAGCCGGATTTAGCCGCAGCAGTTTGA
- the ppsA gene encoding phosphoenolpyruvate synthase, with translation MVEYVVSLDKLGVHDVEHVGGKNASLGEMISNLAGAGVSVPGGFATTAQAYRDFLELSGLNDQIHAALDALDVDDVNALAKTGAQIRQWIMEAEFPEKLNAEIRTAFATLSAGNPDMAVAVRSSATAEDLPDASFAGQQETFLNIRGVENVIRAAKEVFASLFNDRAISYRVHQGFDHKLVALSAGVQRMVRSETGTAGVMFTLDTESGFRDVVFITGAYGLGETVVQGAVNPDEFYVHKGTLEAGRPAILRRNLGSKAIKMIYGEVATAGKSVKTIDVDKADRARFCLSDAEVSELAKQAMIIEKHYKCPMDIEWAKDGDDGKLYIVQARPETVKSRTQANVMERYLLKETGTVLVEGRAIGQRIGAGKVRIIKDVSEMDKVQPGDVLVSDMTDPDWEPVMKRASAIVTNRGGRTCHAAIIARELGIPAVVGCGNATQLLKDGQGVTVSCAEGDTGYIFEGELGFDIKKNSVDAMPDLPFKIMMNVGNPDRAFDFAQLPNAGVGLARLEFIINRMIGVHPKALLNYDGLPQDIKDSVDKRIAGYDDPVGFYVDKLVEGISTLAAAFTPKKVIVRLSDFKSNEYANLIGGKLYEPEEENPMLGFRGASRYISESFRDCFELECRALKRVRNEMGLTNVEIMVPFVRTLGEASQVIDLLAENGLARGENGLRIIMMCELPSNAILAEEFLEFFDGFSIGSNDLTQLTLGLDRDSGIIAHLFDERNPAVKKLLANAIQACNKAGKYIGICGQGPSDHPDLAKWLMEQGIESVSLNPDSVLETWFFLAEGQASV, from the coding sequence TTGGTAGAGTACGTAGTTTCCCTCGATAAGCTCGGCGTCCATGATGTAGAGCATGTGGGGGGCAAGAACGCATCCCTGGGCGAGATGATCAGTAACCTTGCAGGTGCCGGTGTATCGGTGCCCGGTGGCTTCGCCACGACAGCTCAGGCATATCGTGACTTCCTGGAACTGAGCGGTCTGAACGATCAGATCCATGCCGCCCTCGACGCGCTGGATGTCGATGATGTCAACGCCTTGGCCAAAACCGGCGCCCAGATCCGTCAATGGATCATGGAAGCCGAGTTTCCCGAGAAGCTCAACGCCGAGATCCGCACCGCGTTCGCCACGCTGTCGGCCGGCAACCCTGACATGGCCGTTGCCGTGCGCTCTTCCGCTACCGCCGAAGACTTGCCGGACGCTTCCTTCGCTGGCCAGCAGGAAACTTTCCTGAACATCCGTGGTGTCGAAAACGTCATTCGCGCCGCCAAAGAAGTGTTCGCTTCCCTATTCAACGACCGTGCGATTTCCTACCGCGTCCACCAGGGCTTCGACCACAAGCTGGTTGCCCTGTCGGCCGGCGTGCAGCGCATGGTCCGCTCCGAAACCGGCACCGCCGGCGTGATGTTCACCCTCGATACCGAATCGGGCTTCCGTGACGTGGTGTTCATCACCGGCGCTTACGGCCTGGGTGAAACCGTCGTACAAGGCGCGGTGAACCCGGATGAATTCTATGTCCACAAAGGCACGCTGGAAGCCGGTCGTCCGGCCATCCTGCGTCGCAACCTGGGCAGCAAAGCCATCAAGATGATCTACGGCGAAGTGGCCACGGCCGGTAAGTCGGTCAAGACCATCGACGTGGACAAGGCTGATCGTGCGCGTTTCTGCCTGAGCGACGCCGAAGTCAGCGAGCTGGCCAAACAAGCGATGATCATCGAGAAGCACTACAAGTGCCCGATGGACATCGAATGGGCCAAAGACGGCGATGACGGCAAGCTCTACATCGTGCAGGCCCGTCCAGAAACCGTGAAGAGCCGCACCCAGGCCAACGTCATGGAACGTTACCTGTTGAAAGAAACCGGCACCGTGCTGGTGGAAGGTCGCGCCATCGGCCAGCGCATCGGCGCCGGCAAGGTGCGGATCATCAAGGACGTGTCCGAAATGGACAAAGTCCAGCCGGGTGATGTTCTGGTTTCCGACATGACCGACCCGGATTGGGAACCGGTCATGAAGCGCGCCAGCGCCATCGTCACCAACCGTGGCGGGCGTACCTGCCACGCGGCGATCATCGCTCGCGAGCTGGGTATCCCGGCCGTGGTCGGTTGCGGCAACGCCACTCAGCTGTTGAAAGACGGCCAGGGTGTGACCGTTTCTTGCGCTGAAGGCGACACCGGTTACATCTTCGAAGGCGAACTGGGCTTCGACATCAAGAAAAACTCCGTGGATGCCATGCCGGATCTGCCGTTCAAGATCATGATGAACGTCGGCAACCCGGACCGCGCCTTCGACTTCGCGCAATTACCGAACGCCGGTGTGGGCCTGGCCCGTCTGGAATTCATCATCAACCGCATGATTGGTGTTCACCCCAAAGCGCTGTTGAACTACGACGGTCTGCCGCAGGACATCAAGGACAGCGTCGACAAGCGCATCGCCGGTTACGACGATCCGGTTGGCTTCTATGTCGACAAACTGGTTGAAGGCATCAGCACCCTGGCCGCTGCGTTCACCCCGAAAAAGGTCATCGTGCGTTTGTCGGACTTCAAGTCCAACGAATACGCGAACCTGATCGGCGGCAAACTCTACGAGCCGGAAGAAGAGAACCCGATGCTGGGCTTCCGTGGCGCTTCGCGTTACATCAGCGAATCGTTCCGCGACTGCTTTGAACTCGAGTGCCGCGCCCTCAAACGCGTGCGCAACGAGATGGGCTTGACCAACGTCGAAATCATGGTGCCGTTCGTCCGTACACTGGGCGAAGCTAGCCAAGTGATCGATCTGTTGGCCGAAAATGGCCTGGCCCGCGGCGAGAATGGTCTGCGCATCATCATGATGTGCGAGCTGCCGTCCAACGCGATCCTCGCGGAAGAGTTCCTCGAGTTCTTCGACGGCTTCTCCATCGGCTCCAACGACCTGACTCAGCTGACACTGGGCCTGGACCGTGACTCCGGGATCATCGCGCACCTGTTCGACGAGCGTAATCCTGCGGTCAAGAAGCTGCTGGCCAATGCTATTCAAGCGTGCAACAAGGCCGGTAAGTACATCGGCATCTGCGGTCAGGGTCCTTCGGATCACCCGGATCTGGCCAAATGGCTGATGGAACAGGGCATCGAAAGCGTTTCGCTGAACCCCGATTCCGTGCTGGAAACGTGGTTCTTCCTGGCTGAAGGTCAGGCTTCGGTCTGA